In one window of Campylobacter hepaticus DNA:
- a CDS encoding nicotinate phosphoribosyltransferase gives MMISKNSLALLCDFYEFTMSQGYFKNNKKDQICYFEIFFRKIPDSGCFAIFAGLEDVLDYIENLSFSKEDINFLRKQEIFNEEFLKFLSNFKFEGEIYAMREGEVIFPNEPLLCVKASAIQAQLLETFLLLTLNHQSLIATKANRMVRAAQQSKILEFGSRRAQGSEAALKGSRAAFIGGCFKSACTLAGKIYNIPISGTMAHSWVQMFESELEAFRAYIKIYPKEPVLLIDTYDCLKSGLKNAIKVFKEAGINNGGIRIDSGNLLDLSFKIRQELDQAQLHECKIIASNALDEKTIQNLKKQQAPIDIFGVGEKLITASSDPIFSCVYKLVALEEEGKIKPKIKISENSEKSTIPHFKKVFRIYDKKTKKILFDELYVFDEKPNFNENLEYKELLKLVYKEKRLIEKPSLKVIQNYAKEQIAKLDEKFLNLNQFSKFEVKLSPKLQNITNDLLKTHF, from the coding sequence TTGATGATTTCTAAAAATTCTTTAGCCTTGCTTTGTGATTTTTATGAATTTACAATGTCTCAAGGCTATTTTAAAAATAACAAAAAAGATCAAATTTGTTATTTTGAAATTTTTTTTAGAAAAATTCCAGATTCAGGATGCTTTGCTATTTTTGCAGGGCTTGAAGATGTTTTAGATTATATAGAAAATTTAAGTTTTAGTAAGGAAGATATCAATTTTTTAAGAAAACAAGAAATTTTTAATGAAGAATTTTTAAAATTTCTTAGTAATTTCAAATTTGAAGGTGAAATCTATGCCATGCGTGAAGGTGAAGTGATTTTTCCTAATGAACCCTTACTTTGCGTCAAAGCTAGTGCCATACAAGCTCAACTCTTAGAGACTTTTTTACTTTTAACCTTAAATCATCAAAGTTTAATCGCAACAAAAGCAAACCGCATGGTACGCGCAGCACAACAAAGTAAAATTTTAGAATTTGGATCACGCAGAGCACAAGGAAGCGAAGCAGCACTAAAAGGCTCTCGAGCAGCTTTTATAGGGGGATGTTTTAAAAGTGCTTGTACCTTAGCAGGAAAAATTTATAATATCCCCATAAGTGGGACTATGGCACATTCTTGGGTGCAAATGTTTGAAAGTGAACTTGAAGCCTTTAGAGCTTATATTAAAATTTATCCTAAAGAACCTGTTTTATTAATCGATACTTATGATTGTTTAAAAAGTGGTCTTAAAAACGCTATTAAAGTTTTTAAAGAAGCAGGCATTAACAACGGTGGAATAAGAATTGATTCAGGAAATTTGTTAGATTTAAGTTTTAAAATCAGACAAGAACTTGATCAAGCACAACTTCATGAGTGTAAAATCATAGCTTCTAATGCTTTAGATGAAAAAACTATACAAAATTTAAAAAAACAGCAAGCACCTATTGATATTTTTGGTGTAGGCGAAAAACTAATCACAGCTTCAAGTGATCCTATTTTTAGTTGTGTTTACAAACTTGTAGCTTTAGAAGAAGAAGGAAAAATCAAACCCAAAATTAAAATCAGCGAAAATAGCGAAAAATCAACCATACCTCATTTTAAAAAAGTTTTTAGAATTTATGATAAAAAAACAAAAAAAATACTCTTTGATGAGCTTTATGTTTTTGATGAAAAACCTAATTTCAATGAAAATCTAGAATACAAAGAACTTCTAAAACTTGTTTATAAAGAAAAAAGACTCATTGAAAAACCTTCTTTAAAAGTCATTCAAAACTATGCCAAAGAACAAATTGCTAAATTAGATGAAAAATTTTTAAATCTTAATCAATTTAGCAAATTTGAAGTTAAGCTCTCGCCAAAACTTCAAAATATTACTAATGATCTTTTAAAAACTCATTTTTAA
- a CDS encoding gamma carbonic anhydrase family protein — protein sequence MLIKFKNHIPKLGQNVFVADGAKIIGEVQIGDESSVWFNCVLRADVNFIKIGARTNIQDLSTIHVWHREFNEDGSLKQAGFPTIIGDDVTIGHNCVIHACTIKDRVLVGMNAVIMDEAFIEEDSIVGAGSVVTKGKKFPKASLILGNPARLIRTLTPKEIEFLKQSALNYVEFKNEFLKDH from the coding sequence ATGCTTATAAAATTTAAAAATCATATTCCAAAATTAGGTCAAAATGTTTTTGTTGCTGATGGGGCTAAAATTATAGGGGAAGTGCAAATAGGAGATGAAAGCAGTGTCTGGTTTAATTGTGTTTTAAGGGCTGATGTTAATTTTATAAAAATTGGTGCAAGGACTAATATTCAAGATTTAAGTACTATTCATGTTTGGCATAGAGAATTTAATGAAGATGGTAGTTTAAAACAAGCTGGTTTTCCTACTATTATCGGAGATGATGTGACTATAGGACACAATTGTGTTATCCATGCTTGCACTATAAAAGATCGTGTTTTAGTGGGTATGAATGCAGTTATAATGGATGAGGCTTTTATAGAAGAAGATAGCATTGTGGGGGCTGGGAGTGTTGTAACAAAGGGTAAAAAATTTCCTAAAGCTTCTTTAATTCTTGGAAATCCTGCAAGATTAATACGTACATTAACACCAAAAGAAATAGAATTTTTAAAGCAATCAGCTTTAAATTATGTCGAGTTTAAAAATGAGTTTTTAAAAGATCATTAG
- a CDS encoding protein-L-isoaspartate(D-aspartate) O-methyltransferase: MNAFEQKRCQNMAEEISQKIFINEELFNAFCQIPREIFSPLKTHAYRLDALPLANSQWISSPLTVAKMTMTLNFKDADSILEIGCGSGYQAAILSKVIRRVFTIERIENLAKKAAQTFRELELLNINVKFDDGQNGWKNYAPYDRILFSAYTTQIPEILLDQLSDNGILVAPILHKDKQFITRISKNGSNLQKEILEECLFVPIIDGKE, translated from the coding sequence ATGAATGCCTTTGAGCAAAAACGCTGCCAAAATATGGCTGAAGAAATTTCACAAAAAATTTTTATCAATGAAGAACTTTTTAATGCTTTTTGCCAAATTCCACGTGAAATTTTTTCTCCTTTAAAAACCCATGCTTATCGTCTTGATGCCCTACCTTTAGCTAATTCTCAATGGATTAGCTCACCTTTAACAGTAGCTAAAATGACTATGACTTTAAATTTTAAAGACGCTGATAGTATTTTAGAAATAGGTTGTGGAAGTGGCTATCAAGCAGCCATTTTAAGCAAGGTCATAAGACGTGTTTTTACCATAGAACGCATAGAAAATTTAGCTAAAAAAGCTGCTCAAACTTTTAGAGAATTAGAACTTTTAAATATCAATGTCAAATTTGATGATGGACAAAATGGCTGGAAAAATTATGCCCCTTATGATAGGATTTTATTTTCTGCTTATACCACGCAAATTCCTGAAATTTTGCTTGATCAATTAAGCGATAATGGAATTTTAGTTGCTCCTATCTTACACAAAGATAAACAATTCATCACAAGAATTAGCAAAAATGGAAGCAATTTACAAAAAGAAATCTTAGAAGAATGCTTGTTTGTGCCTATAATCGACGGTAAAGAATAA
- a CDS encoding aspartate aminotransferase family protein gives MDYKEEKHIIPTYKRFDIVLQSGAGVYLFDHQGKKYLDFASGIGVCALGYNHAKFNAKIKIQIDKILHTSNLYYNQNIAKAAKNLAKASGLKQVFFTNSGAESIEGAMKVARKYAFNKGNKAGNFIAFKNSFHGRTLGALSLTANQKYQKPFKPLISGVKLAKYNDILSVEKLINEKTCAIVLESVQGEGGIKPANKDFYQALRKLCDEKDILLIADEIQCGMGRSGKFFAYEHAQILPDIMTSAKALACGLSVGAFVINDKLAQNSLQIGDHGSTYGGNPLVCAGINAVFEIFKEEKILEHVCELTPYLEQNLQGLIKDFSFCKELKGLGFMQGLSLDKSIKVGEVIKKCQENSLLLIACGENDLRFLPPLIIEKKHIDQMCERLRISLKKF, from the coding sequence ATGGATTATAAAGAAGAAAAACATATTATACCTACATATAAACGTTTTGATATAGTTTTACAAAGCGGAGCAGGAGTTTATCTTTTTGATCATCAGGGTAAAAAATATTTAGATTTTGCAAGCGGTATAGGCGTTTGTGCTTTAGGATATAATCATGCTAAATTTAATGCTAAGATTAAAATTCAAATAGATAAAATTTTACATACTAGCAATTTATATTATAATCAAAATATTGCTAAAGCAGCTAAAAACTTAGCTAAGGCTAGTGGTTTAAAGCAAGTATTTTTTACCAACTCAGGTGCAGAAAGCATAGAAGGGGCTATGAAAGTAGCTAGAAAATATGCTTTTAATAAAGGCAATAAAGCGGGTAATTTTATCGCATTTAAAAACTCTTTTCATGGTCGTACTTTAGGGGCTTTATCTTTAACGGCTAATCAAAAATATCAAAAGCCTTTTAAGCCTTTAATTTCTGGGGTTAAATTAGCAAAATATAATGATATATTAAGTGTAGAAAAATTAATCAATGAAAAAACTTGTGCCATAGTTTTAGAAAGCGTTCAAGGAGAAGGTGGGATCAAACCTGCAAATAAAGACTTTTATCAAGCTTTAAGAAAACTTTGTGATGAAAAAGATATTTTGTTGATTGCTGATGAAATTCAATGCGGTATGGGTAGGAGTGGAAAATTTTTTGCTTATGAGCATGCACAGATTTTACCTGATATCATGACTTCGGCTAAGGCTTTAGCTTGTGGGCTTAGTGTGGGGGCTTTTGTGATAAATGATAAGCTAGCGCAAAATTCTTTGCAAATAGGCGATCATGGCAGTACTTATGGAGGAAATCCTTTAGTTTGTGCAGGGATTAATGCGGTTTTTGAAATTTTTAAAGAAGAAAAAATTTTAGAACATGTTTGTGAACTTACACCTTATTTAGAGCAGAATTTGCAAGGTTTAATAAAAGATTTTAGTTTTTGTAAAGAATTAAAAGGTTTAGGTTTTATGCAAGGACTTAGTCTTGATAAAAGTATTAAGGTGGGTGAAGTGATTAAAAAATGTCAAGAAAATTCACTTTTGCTTATTGCTTGTGGGGAGAATGATTTAAGGTTTTTACCACCTTTAATCATTGAAAAAAAGCATATTGATCAAATGTGTGAAAGATTAAGAATAAGTCTTAAAAAATTTTAA
- the argB gene encoding acetylglutamate kinase, with protein sequence MYEYLEKAHVLIEALPYIRKFSSKIVVIKYGGSAMENEELKHCVMQDIALLKLVGLKPVIIHGGGRDISNMCEKLGVKTQFKNGLRISDENTTQIASMVLNHINKNLVHSLQNLGVKAIGLCGKDGALLKCVKEDENLAFVGKIEEVNSSILEELLEKDFLPIIAPIGMDEGFNTYNINADDAACAIAKALKAEKLVFLTDTAGVYEDFEDENSLISKLSIEQARILVQKIQGGMHVKLKSCIDACENGVKKVHILNGCVKHSLLLEFFTDEGVGTLLG encoded by the coding sequence ATGTATGAGTATTTAGAAAAAGCCCATGTTTTGATTGAAGCTTTACCTTATATACGTAAATTTTCTTCTAAAATTGTTGTGATTAAATATGGTGGATCAGCAATGGAAAATGAAGAATTAAAACATTGTGTTATGCAAGATATAGCTCTTTTAAAGCTTGTAGGTTTAAAACCTGTTATTATACATGGTGGAGGTAGAGATATTTCTAATATGTGTGAAAAACTTGGGGTTAAAACTCAGTTTAAAAATGGGCTTAGAATTAGTGATGAAAATACAACTCAAATAGCTAGCATGGTGTTAAATCATATTAATAAAAACTTAGTTCATAGTTTGCAAAATTTAGGGGTTAAAGCCATAGGACTTTGTGGTAAAGATGGAGCCCTTTTAAAATGTGTAAAAGAAGATGAAAATTTGGCTTTTGTAGGAAAGATAGAAGAGGTTAATTCTAGCATTTTAGAAGAACTTTTAGAGAAAGATTTTTTACCTATTATTGCACCCATTGGAATGGATGAAGGTTTTAATACTTATAATATCAATGCAGATGATGCAGCTTGTGCCATTGCTAAGGCTTTAAAAGCAGAAAAGCTTGTTTTTTTAACTGATACTGCAGGAGTTTATGAAGATTTTGAGGATGAAAATTCTTTAATTTCTAAGCTTTCTATAGAACAAGCTAGAATTTTGGTACAAAAAATTCAAGGAGGTATGCATGTGAAGTTAAAATCTTGCATTGACGCTTGTGAAAATGGTGTTAAAAAAGTCCATATTTTAAATGGATGTGTGAAACATTCTTTATTGCTTGAGTTTTTTACCGATGAGGGTGTGGGTACTTTACTAGGTTAA
- a CDS encoding GNAT family N-acetyltransferase: MLIRAMQKSDYQAVCELWCQIKGFGIRSIDDSKENIERFLDRNPNLSAVALMHKKIIGTILCGHDGRTGGFYHVCVHQDHRKKGVAHKMTQFCLEALKTDKINQIALIAFKNNDLGNEFWKHYGFTLREDANYYNLSLNAYNQTSFNL, translated from the coding sequence ATGCTAATTCGAGCAATGCAAAAAAGTGATTATCAAGCCGTTTGTGAGCTTTGGTGTCAAATAAAGGGTTTTGGAATCAGAAGTATAGATGATAGTAAAGAAAATATAGAAAGATTTTTAGATAGAAATCCTAATCTTAGTGCTGTAGCACTTATGCATAAAAAGATTATAGGTACTATACTTTGTGGGCATGATGGACGCACAGGAGGATTTTATCATGTTTGTGTGCATCAAGATCATAGAAAAAAAGGTGTGGCACATAAGATGACGCAATTTTGTCTTGAGGCTTTAAAAACAGATAAAATCAATCAAATCGCTCTTATTGCTTTTAAAAACAATGATTTGGGTAATGAATTTTGGAAGCATTATGGTTTTACTTTAAGAGAAGATGCTAATTATTACAATCTTAGCTTAAATGCATACAATCAAACCAGTTTTAATCTTTAG
- the argC gene encoding N-acetyl-gamma-glutamyl-phosphate reductase — translation MKIRVGILGSSGYVGSELVRILLHHPRVEIVYLGSNSHIGKNYQDLYPHIPLNLCFENKALNELNLDLLFLATPHQMSAKLLNQAILQKMKIIDLSADFRLKNPKDYELWYEFIHPNTQLLQNAVYGLCELYKQAIKKADLIANPGCYTTCSILSLYPLFKEKIIDLHSVSIDAKSGVSGAGKNLTVNNLFCEVNENIKAYALSSHRHTPEIEEHLSYAAGQKITLQFTPHLIPMQRGILISAYANLKSNLKEQDLRDIYTKYYQNTKFIRLLPPQSFPQTRWVKSSNFVDINFSIDQRTNRIVVLGAIDNLIKGAAGQAVQNMNLMFDFEEDEGLKFFANL, via the coding sequence ATGAAAATACGAGTTGGAATTTTAGGATCAAGTGGTTATGTAGGAAGTGAACTTGTACGTATTTTGCTTCATCATCCTAGGGTTGAAATTGTTTATTTAGGATCAAATTCTCATATAGGAAAAAACTATCAAGATCTTTATCCTCATATACCTTTAAATTTATGTTTTGAAAATAAGGCTTTAAATGAACTTAATCTTGATCTTTTGTTTTTAGCTACTCCTCATCAAATGAGTGCTAAGTTGCTAAATCAAGCTATCTTACAAAAGATGAAAATTATTGATTTAAGTGCTGATTTTCGTCTTAAAAATCCTAAAGACTATGAACTTTGGTATGAATTTATTCATCCTAATACACAACTTTTACAAAATGCAGTTTATGGGCTTTGTGAACTTTATAAACAAGCCATAAAAAAAGCTGATTTGATTGCAAATCCAGGGTGTTATACGACTTGTTCTATACTGAGTCTTTATCCTTTATTTAAAGAAAAAATCATTGATTTACACTCTGTAAGTATTGATGCAAAAAGCGGGGTAAGTGGGGCAGGAAAAAATCTAACAGTAAATAATCTTTTTTGCGAAGTCAATGAAAATATTAAGGCTTATGCTTTAAGTTCGCATCGTCATACTCCTGAAATTGAAGAACATTTAAGTTATGCAGCAGGACAAAAAATTACTTTACAATTTACCCCTCATCTTATACCTATGCAAAGAGGAATTTTAATCAGTGCTTATGCGAATTTAAAGAGCAATTTAAAAGAGCAAGATTTACGTGATATTTATACTAAATACTATCAAAATACTAAATTCATAAGGCTTTTACCGCCGCAGTCGTTTCCACAGACTCGGTGGGTTAAATCAAGCAATTTTGTGGATATTAATTTTAGCATAGATCAACGTACTAATCGTATTGTAGTACTTGGTGCTATTGATAATTTAATCAAAGGTGCAGCAGGTCAAGCTGTTCAAAATATGAATTTAATGTTTGATTTTGAAGAAGATGAAGGACTTAAATTCTTTGCAAATTTGTAA
- a CDS encoding DNA adenine methylase, producing MKENPSFLKEQIITYLGNKRSLLDFLNQGFLIAKEQLKKDKFSFCDVFSGSGVVSRFAKAHASFIISNDLEDYSRLINQCYLTNQNKILIQNLKKYYKKLTYNLELQKGFISELYAPKDDENIKANERVFYTLKNALYLDTIRQKIDKEIPEELRHFFIAPLIYEASVHSNTSGVFKGFYKGRNGIGKFGGEAQNALKRIKGDIELKMPIFSNFSCKFEVFQKDANLLAKELESIDIAYLDPPYNQHPYSSNYFMLNLLANYKKPKIISKISGIPRDWNRSTFNKIKFAEDALFELISDLKARVILLSYNCEGFIKKENFLKRLQKLGKCQILEQKYPTFKASRNLKNRDIHIHEQLYVLIK from the coding sequence GTGAAAGAAAATCCTTCTTTTTTAAAAGAACAAATTATAACTTATTTAGGAAATAAGCGTTCTTTGCTTGATTTTTTAAATCAAGGTTTTTTAATCGCAAAAGAACAATTAAAAAAAGATAAATTTTCTTTTTGTGATGTCTTTAGTGGTTCAGGTGTGGTTAGTCGCTTTGCTAAAGCACATGCAAGTTTTATTATTAGTAATGATTTAGAAGATTATTCAAGACTTATTAATCAGTGTTATCTTACTAATCAAAATAAAATTTTAATACAAAATTTAAAAAAATACTATAAAAAGCTTACATATAATTTAGAATTGCAAAAAGGTTTTATCAGTGAGCTTTATGCTCCAAAAGATGATGAGAATATTAAAGCAAATGAAAGGGTTTTTTATACTTTGAAAAATGCTTTATATCTTGATACGATAAGACAAAAAATCGATAAAGAAATTCCTGAAGAATTAAGACATTTTTTTATAGCTCCTTTGATTTATGAAGCTAGTGTACATTCAAATACTAGTGGGGTTTTTAAGGGTTTTTATAAGGGTAGAAATGGCATAGGTAAATTTGGAGGAGAAGCACAAAATGCTTTAAAGCGTATCAAAGGGGATATCGAGCTTAAAATGCCTATTTTTTCAAATTTTTCTTGTAAGTTTGAAGTGTTTCAAAAAGATGCAAATTTACTTGCAAAAGAACTTGAGAGCATTGATATAGCTTATCTTGATCCTCCTTATAATCAACATCCTTATAGTTCTAATTATTTTATGCTTAATTTACTTGCAAATTACAAAAAACCAAAAATCATTTCTAAGATAAGTGGCATACCAAGGGATTGGAATCGTAGTACTTTTAATAAAATTAAATTTGCTGAAGATGCTTTGTTTGAGCTTATTAGCGATTTAAAGGCTAGGGTGATTTTACTTTCTTATAATTGTGAAGGCTTTATTAAAAAAGAAAATTTTTTAAAGCGTTTGCAAAAATTAGGAAAATGTCAAATTTTAGAGCAAAAATACCCTACTTTTAAAGCTTCTCGCAATCTTAAAAATCGTGATATTCATATCCATGAACAACTTTATGTTTTAATTAAATAA
- the infC gene encoding translation initiation factor IF-3 produces MSKEKEVLLNEEIRAEQVRCVGDDGKLYGIISSDEALEIANRLGLDLVMIAADAKPPVCKIMDYGKFRYQQEKKQKEAKKKQKVIDIKEIKLSIKIAQNDINYKVKHALEFLSQGKHVKFRVFLKGREMASPEAGVLLLEKIWTMIENQASRDKEPNFEGRYVNMLVVPKKA; encoded by the coding sequence TTGAGTAAAGAAAAAGAAGTATTGCTTAATGAAGAAATAAGAGCAGAGCAAGTTAGATGTGTAGGTGATGATGGTAAGCTTTATGGCATTATCAGTAGTGATGAGGCTTTAGAAATTGCAAATCGTTTAGGACTTGATCTTGTAATGATAGCTGCTGATGCTAAACCCCCAGTTTGCAAGATCATGGACTATGGAAAATTCCGTTATCAACAAGAGAAAAAACAAAAAGAAGCAAAGAAAAAACAAAAAGTTATTGATATAAAAGAAATTAAACTTTCTATAAAAATTGCTCAAAATGATATCAATTATAAGGTAAAGCATGCTTTAGAATTTTTATCACAGGGTAAGCATGTGAAATTTCGTGTGTTTTTAAAAGGTCGCGAAATGGCAAGTCCTGAAGCTGGTGTACTTTTACTTGAAAAAATTTGGACCATGATAGAAAATCAAGCCAGTCGTGATAAAGAGCCAAATTTTGAAGGACGCTATGTTAATATGCTTGTTGTTCCAAAAAAAGCTTAA
- the thrS gene encoding threonine--tRNA ligase gives MEKEIIAYLDKGKIIDSQSFNGANLKAIYFDNSKESLELIRHSCAHLMAQAIKSLYPEAKFFVGPVIEDGFYYDFRVASNIGEEDLAKIEKKMKELAEKKLEIVKYEITKKEALEKFKDDDLKQELLSRIPEDKVSIYSQGEFEDLCRGPHVPNTKFLRFFKLTRVAGAYLGGDEKKEMLTRIYGTAFADKESLKEHLAIIEEAKKRDHRKLGMELKLFTFDDEIGGGLPIWLSNGARLRSKLEHMLYKIHRLRAYEPVRGPELLKADAWKISGHYTNYKENMYFTQIDDQEYGIKPMNCVGHIKIYQSDIRSYRDLPLKFFEYGVVHRHEKSGVLHGLFRVREFTQDDAHIFCMPEQIKEQVLEILNFVDNLMKLFDFTYEMEISTKPAKAIGDDAIWDMATHALKQALEEQGLKYGIDEGGGAFYGPKIDIKITDALKRKWQCGTIQVDFNLPNRFGLEYIDTNNERKQPVMIHRAILGSFERFIGILTEHCAGEFPFFIAPIAVGIIPICDSHLSYAKEIQKLLLKFDIDSEVYEKNESLSKKIRNFEKQKLPMILVLGDDEVSKRSVALRDRRAKEQKNLSLDEFINLVKDKMSEVHF, from the coding sequence ATGGAAAAAGAAATTATTGCATATTTAGATAAAGGGAAAATAATTGATTCTCAAAGTTTTAATGGTGCAAATTTAAAAGCAATTTATTTTGATAATTCAAAAGAAAGTTTAGAACTTATTCGTCATTCTTGTGCACATTTAATGGCACAAGCCATTAAAAGTTTGTATCCTGAGGCTAAATTTTTTGTAGGACCTGTGATAGAAGATGGATTTTATTATGATTTTCGTGTAGCAAGTAATATCGGTGAAGAAGATTTAGCAAAGATTGAAAAAAAGATGAAAGAGCTTGCTGAGAAAAAACTTGAAATTGTAAAATATGAAATTACAAAAAAAGAAGCTTTGGAAAAATTTAAAGATGATGATTTAAAACAAGAACTTTTATCACGTATCCCTGAGGATAAGGTAAGCATTTATTCTCAAGGTGAATTTGAGGATTTGTGTAGGGGTCCTCATGTGCCAAATACTAAGTTTTTAAGGTTTTTTAAGCTTACTCGTGTGGCAGGAGCGTATTTGGGTGGTGATGAAAAAAAAGAAATGTTAACTCGAATTTATGGTACAGCTTTTGCAGATAAAGAAAGTTTAAAAGAGCACTTAGCTATTATAGAAGAAGCTAAAAAACGTGATCATAGAAAACTTGGAATGGAGCTTAAGCTTTTTACTTTTGATGATGAAATAGGAGGCGGTCTTCCTATTTGGTTGAGTAATGGGGCAAGATTAAGATCTAAGCTTGAACATATGCTTTATAAAATTCATCGTTTGCGTGCTTATGAGCCTGTACGTGGACCTGAGCTTTTAAAAGCAGATGCATGGAAGATTAGTGGGCATTATACTAATTATAAAGAAAATATGTATTTTACACAAATTGATGATCAAGAATATGGCATTAAGCCTATGAATTGTGTGGGGCATATTAAAATTTATCAAAGTGATATAAGAAGTTATCGTGATTTGCCTTTAAAATTTTTTGAGTATGGAGTAGTGCATAGACATGAAAAAAGTGGTGTGCTTCATGGACTTTTTAGGGTAAGAGAATTTACTCAAGATGATGCACATATTTTTTGTATGCCAGAACAAATTAAAGAACAAGTTTTAGAAATTTTAAATTTTGTGGATAATTTGATGAAATTATTCGATTTTACTTATGAAATGGAAATTTCAACAAAACCAGCTAAGGCTATAGGCGATGATGCTATTTGGGACATGGCAACTCATGCTTTAAAACAAGCTTTAGAAGAGCAGGGTTTAAAATACGGTATTGATGAAGGTGGTGGGGCATTTTATGGTCCAAAAATCGATATTAAAATTACTGATGCTTTAAAAAGAAAATGGCAGTGTGGTACTATACAAGTAGATTTTAACCTTCCTAATCGTTTTGGACTTGAATATATAGATACTAATAATGAAAGAAAACAACCTGTAATGATCCATAGAGCAATTTTAGGATCTTTTGAAAGATTTATAGGAATTTTAACTGAGCATTGCGCAGGAGAATTTCCATTTTTTATTGCTCCTATTGCAGTAGGTATTATCCCTATTTGTGATTCTCATCTTTCTTATGCTAAAGAAATTCAAAAATTATTGTTAAAATTCGATATTGATAGTGAGGTATATGAGAAAAATGAGAGTTTAAGTAAAAAAATTCGTAATTTTGAAAAGCAAAAACTGCCTATGATACTAGTCTTAGGTGATGATGAAGTATCAAAACGTAGTGTTGCTTTAAGAGATAGAAGAGCTAAGGAGCAAAAAAATCTTAGTTTGGATGAATTTATTAATCTAGTCAAAGACAAAATGAGTGAGGTGCATTTTTGA
- a CDS encoding undecaprenyl-diphosphate phosphatase → MENFYAFILGIIEGLTEFLPVSSTGHMILGTTILGININEFWKSFLIIIQLGSILAVLFVFWRRLFQGIDIWFKLAIGFFPTGVIGLFVAKYLSVLFNGWVVVFMLIFGGVIFIFIELVYKKRYYRVDCLEKITFKQAFCVGLFQSLAMIPGTSRSGASIIGGLLLGLNRKTATEFSFLLAIPTMIIATVYSIYKEPQILSNANSLIPLSIGFVTAFVVAVFVIKFFLKFISRFDFIPFGIYRIVLGIVFFYLYYSEVLSAGNEFNL, encoded by the coding sequence ATGGAAAATTTTTATGCTTTTATACTAGGAATCATTGAAGGTTTGACTGAATTTTTACCTGTTTCTTCAACAGGACATATGATTTTGGGTACGACTATTTTAGGTATTAATATCAATGAATTTTGGAAAAGTTTTTTAATTATCATTCAATTAGGTTCTATTTTAGCCGTACTTTTTGTATTTTGGCGTAGACTTTTTCAAGGAATTGATATTTGGTTTAAGCTTGCTATAGGTTTTTTTCCTACAGGAGTGATAGGACTTTTTGTGGCAAAATATCTAAGCGTTTTATTTAATGGTTGGGTTGTTGTGTTTATGTTGATTTTTGGTGGTGTGATTTTTATATTTATTGAGCTTGTATATAAAAAGAGGTATTATCGTGTTGATTGTTTGGAAAAAATTACTTTTAAACAAGCTTTTTGTGTAGGACTTTTTCAGTCTTTGGCTATGATTCCTGGAACTTCAAGAAGCGGGGCAAGCATTATAGGAGGACTTTTGCTTGGTTTAAATAGAAAAACTGCTACAGAATTTAGTTTTTTATTAGCTATTCCAACTATGATCATTGCTACAGTTTATAGTATTTATAAAGAGCCTCAAATTCTTAGCAATGCAAATTCTTTGATTCCTTTAAGTATAGGTTTTGTTACGGCTTTTGTGGTAGCAGTTTTTGTGATTAAATTCTTTTTGAAATTTATTTCTCGTTTTGATTTTATCCCTTTTGGGATTTATCGTATAGTTTTAGGAATAGTGTTTTTTTATTTGTATTATAGTGAGGTTTTAAGTGCTGGAAATGAATTTAACTTATAA